GCGCGAGACCCGGGCCCGGCTCGCCGTCGCCGAGGAGCGGCTCAGGTTCGGGCGGGATCTGCACGACGTCATGGGGCGGAACCTCGCCGTGATCGCGCTCAAGAGCGAACTGGCCGTGCAGCTCACCCAGCGGGGGCGGCCGGAGGCGATGGCGCAGATGGTCGAGGTGCAGCGGCTCGCGCACGAGTCGCAGCGGGAGGTCCGCGAGGTCGTGCGCGGCTACCGGGAGGCCGATCTCGCCTCGGAACTCGCCGGTGCGCGAGGCGTGCTGACCGCGGCCGGGCTCGACTGCACGGTGAGCGGGCGGGCCCCGGTGGGGCTGCCGGCCGGGGTGCAGTCCGCCTTGGGGTGGGTCGTCCGGGAGGCCGCGACGAATGTCCTGCGACACGGGAACGCGCGGTGGTGCGCGGTGCGACTGGAGGTCCTGGAGGGGCGAGTGGTGCTCTCGGTGGAGAACGACGGGGTCGTCGAGGCCGGAGTCGGGGAGGGGGCGACCGGCTCCGGGCTCGCCGGGTTGCGGGAGAGGCTGGCGGAGATCGCCGGGACGCTGAAGGCGGGACCCGCGGGCAAGGGGCTGTTCCGGCTGACGGCGGAGATTCCGCTGCCGTCGGAGTCCGCCCCTGCCGAACCCAGCGCCGCTGTGCGCGCTGTGAGCGAGGTCACGCCATGACCGCCGTGGAGCCGGTGCGGCTGTTGCTCGCCGATGACGAGCACCTCATCCGCGGGGCGCTCGCCGCGTTGCTGTCGCTGGAGGACGACCTCACGGTCGTCGCCGAGGCGGCCACCGGGCCGGAGGCGCTGGCGATGGCCCGGGCGCACCAGCCCGACGTCGCCGTGCTGGACCTCCAGATGCCCGGGGCCGACGGTGTGAAGGTCGCCACATCGCTGCGGACCGAACTGCCCGGCTGCCGGGTCCTCATCGTCACCAGTCACGGGCGGCCCGGGCATCTGAAGCGGGCGCTGGAGGCGGGGGTGCGGGGGTTCGTGCCGA
This genomic stretch from Streptomyces sp. Go-475 harbors:
- a CDS encoding histidine kinase, with product MRGPGRWWRRKSTPEKVETYTRWSFHSFAVVEFFFVGVTALAPLGVRLGGLVLLLVGVHAVVCFATVSRALDWTRGRRPQPVRLLWTLAAVTAGVAVATIGIAERGPDRESVGSAAAAVFGVVLIFGPGIIALGVRPRWAFGIAGAFATGTCLVLLALGAPTLAAILTAVSVLSGGVFLTFAAVFSVWLLNAVYELDDARETRARLAVAEERLRFGRDLHDVMGRNLAVIALKSELAVQLTQRGRPEAMAQMVEVQRLAHESQREVREVVRGYREADLASELAGARGVLTAAGLDCTVSGRAPVGLPAGVQSALGWVVREAATNVLRHGNARWCAVRLEVLEGRVVLSVENDGVVEAGVGEGATGSGLAGLRERLAEIAGTLKAGPAGKGLFRLTAEIPLPSESAPAEPSAAVRAVSEVTP
- a CDS encoding response regulator transcription factor gives rise to the protein MTAVEPVRLLLADDEHLIRGALAALLSLEDDLTVVAEAATGPEALAMARAHQPDVAVLDLQMPGADGVKVATSLRTELPGCRVLIVTSHGRPGHLKRALEAGVRGFVPKTVSAQRLAELIRTVHAGNRYVDPELAADAIAAGDSPLTAREAEVLELAADGAPVAEIAERAALSQGTVRNYLSSAVSKLGAENRHAAVRLARERGWV